Proteins co-encoded in one Phycodurus eques isolate BA_2022a chromosome 14, UOR_Pequ_1.1, whole genome shotgun sequence genomic window:
- the atxn3 gene encoding ataxin-3 isoform X2, with translation MDVIFHEKQEGSLCAQHCLNNLLQGEYFTPVDLSSIAHQLDEEERMRMAEGGMGSDEYRTFLQQPSGNMDDSGFFSIQVISNALRVWGLELILFNSREYQSLMINPINEKAFICNYKEHWFTIRKLGQQWFNLNSLLTGPELISDTYLALFLAQLQQEDCEAEQILGIMRVQQQQRPKLIGEDQAQMSAGRLATLGQTEMSFAVESDVVDEDEELKRALALSRQDIDVEDEEADLRRAIQLSMQGAVLTNTSSDSGSGQVRVDSEAAGELRVHNETLTADELRKRRQAYFDRQQHPVQSNIPQQANTTSIENSCTEVDQQQKPSL, from the exons ATGGATGTCATATTCCACGAGAAA CAAGAGGGCTCTCTCTGCGCCCAGCACTGCCTCAACAACCTGCTGCAGGGTGAGTACTTTACCCCGGTGGATCTTTCCTCTATTGCCCATCAATTGGATGAGGAGGAGAGGATGAGGATGGCAGAGGGAGGAATGGGCAGTGATGAGTACAGGACCTTTTTACAG CAACCATCTGGAAACATGGATGACAGTGGGTTCTTTTCAATACAA GTTATTAGCAATGCTCTGAGAGTTTGGGGACTGGAGCTTATCCTCTTCAACAGCCGGGAGTACCAGAGCCTGATGATAAATCCAAT AAATGAAAAAGCCTTCATATGCAATTACAAGGAGCACTGGTTTACTATTCGCAAACTTGGGCAACAG TGGTTTAACTTGAATTCACTTTTGACTGGACCAGAGTTGATCTCGGACACATATTTAGCCCTTTTCCTTGCACAGTTACAGCAAGAGG ACTGTGAAGCAGAGCAGATTCTTGGGATCATGAGAGTGCAACAACAGCAGCGGCCAAAACTTATTGGCGAGGACCAAGCTCAGATGAGCGCAGG CAGGTTGGCAACACTGGGCCAGACCGAGATGAGCTTTGCTGTTGAGAGTGACGTTGTGGACGAAGATGAAGAGCTGAAGAGAGCTCTGGCACTCAGCAGACAGGACATTGATGTAGAAGATGAGGAAGCTGATCTCCGCAGGGCCATTCAGCTTAGCATGCAAG GAGCCGTGTTGACCAACACCTCTTCAGATTCTGGTAGTGGACAAGTGAGAGTGGACAGTGAAGCTGCCGGGGAACTAAGAGTCCACAATGAAACACTAACAGCAGATgagctgaggaagaggaggcaggCCTACTTTGATCG GCAGCAGCACCCTGTCCAGTCGAACATTCCTCAACAAGCCAACACAACATCAATAG AGAACAGTTGCACTGAAGTGGACCAACAACAAAAGCCCAGCCTGTGA
- the atxn3 gene encoding ataxin-3 isoform X1, whose protein sequence is MDVIFHEKQEGSLCAQHCLNNLLQGEYFTPVDLSSIAHQLDEEERMRMAEGGMGSDEYRTFLQQPSGNMDDSGFFSIQVISNALRVWGLELILFNSREYQSLMINPINEKAFICNYKEHWFTIRKLGQQWFNLNSLLTGPELISDTYLALFLAQLQQEGYSIFVVRGNLPDCEAEQILGIMRVQQQQRPKLIGEDQAQMSAGRLATLGQTEMSFAVESDVVDEDEELKRALALSRQDIDVEDEEADLRRAIQLSMQGAVLTNTSSDSGSGQVRVDSEAAGELRVHNETLTADELRKRRQAYFDRQQHPVQSNIPQQANTTSIENSCTEVDQQQKPSL, encoded by the exons ATGGATGTCATATTCCACGAGAAA CAAGAGGGCTCTCTCTGCGCCCAGCACTGCCTCAACAACCTGCTGCAGGGTGAGTACTTTACCCCGGTGGATCTTTCCTCTATTGCCCATCAATTGGATGAGGAGGAGAGGATGAGGATGGCAGAGGGAGGAATGGGCAGTGATGAGTACAGGACCTTTTTACAG CAACCATCTGGAAACATGGATGACAGTGGGTTCTTTTCAATACAA GTTATTAGCAATGCTCTGAGAGTTTGGGGACTGGAGCTTATCCTCTTCAACAGCCGGGAGTACCAGAGCCTGATGATAAATCCAAT AAATGAAAAAGCCTTCATATGCAATTACAAGGAGCACTGGTTTACTATTCGCAAACTTGGGCAACAG TGGTTTAACTTGAATTCACTTTTGACTGGACCAGAGTTGATCTCGGACACATATTTAGCCCTTTTCCTTGCACAGTTACAGCAAGAGG GGTATTCCATATTTGTGGTCCGAGGAAATCTCCCAGACTGTGAAGCAGAGCAGATTCTTGGGATCATGAGAGTGCAACAACAGCAGCGGCCAAAACTTATTGGCGAGGACCAAGCTCAGATGAGCGCAGG CAGGTTGGCAACACTGGGCCAGACCGAGATGAGCTTTGCTGTTGAGAGTGACGTTGTGGACGAAGATGAAGAGCTGAAGAGAGCTCTGGCACTCAGCAGACAGGACATTGATGTAGAAGATGAGGAAGCTGATCTCCGCAGGGCCATTCAGCTTAGCATGCAAG GAGCCGTGTTGACCAACACCTCTTCAGATTCTGGTAGTGGACAAGTGAGAGTGGACAGTGAAGCTGCCGGGGAACTAAGAGTCCACAATGAAACACTAACAGCAGATgagctgaggaagaggaggcaggCCTACTTTGATCG GCAGCAGCACCCTGTCCAGTCGAACATTCCTCAACAAGCCAACACAACATCAATAG AGAACAGTTGCACTGAAGTGGACCAACAACAAAAGCCCAGCCTGTGA